DNA from Bacteroides zoogleoformans:
GCCCTGCCCGAAGGTTCGAAGAATGTCTACTCCATGGTGGGTTTCCGCATCGGCAATACGCTGAGCGAAAGCGGTACAGTGTCTCGCGGGCTTTGCGGAACGGATGCCGGCAACCTGCTGACTTCCGTGGTAGAGCGTACCAAGATTCAGCGCATGGACAGCGAAGTGAAATACATCGACGACAACGGCGAGTGGGCTGTTACTCCTGAGACTACTCCGGTCAGCATGAACTTCTGGGGCTTTACTCCCGACTATTTTGCTTACAGCGCCGATTTCTTCAAGACCTTCCTCAGCGACCCGAAGAACATGGAGAACCTCAAGAGCGAGTTTTTCATCCCCTTGATGGTGGACAAACTGATTCATGACGGTACGGCGACCTGCGAAGTGCTCGATACGACCAGCAAGTGGTTCGGCGTCACTTATCCGGAAGACCGCCAAAGCGTGGTGGACAAGATTCAGGCATTGGTGGATGCGGGCGAATATCCTGCCAAGCTGTTCTAAGTCCTCCGCCTTATTGAAAGACTTATCATAAAGGTATTCCGCAAATATCTTTACACTATCTGTAAGCACGGGTCTCACTGGTTTCACGGTCTCTTCATGGCCGTGCCCGTTCTGTGAAGTCCGTGCTTGCCGCATTGTCTTGCGGATGTTCCAAGCAGTTTTTAAGGCTATCGGGAGTTATGTATTTGGAAATCGTTATCTTTGCCACTCTAAAACGATTATTTCATTGACATTATGATATCAGTAGAAGGATTGAAGGTGGAGTTTAACGCCACACCTCTATTCGAAGACATCTCTTACGTTATCAATAAAAAAGACCGCATAGCCCTTGTGGGCAAGAACGGTGCGGGAAAGTCCACCATGCTCAAGATTCTGGCAGGCTTGCAGCAACCCACTGCGGGCACTGTGTCCGTTCCCCGCGAATGTACCGTCGGCTACCTGCCGCAGGTGATGGTGCTCAGCGATAAGCGCACCGTGATGCAGGAGGCCGAACTTGCTTTCGAGCACATCTTCGAGATGCAGGCCGACATAGACCGCATGAGCCGCCAGCTGGCCGAGCGCACCGATTATGAAAGCGAGGACTACCGGAAACTGATTGACCGCTTCACGCACGAAAACGAGCGCTTCCTGATGATGGGCGGTACCAACTATCGTGCCGAAATAGAGCGCACCTTGCAGGGGCTTGGCTTCAGGCGTACGGATTTCGACCGCCCCACCGGCGAGTTCTCGGGCGGGTGGCGCATGCGCATCGAGCTTGCCAAGTTGCTGCTTCGCCGTCCCGACGTGTTGCTGCTCGACGAGCCTACCAACCACCTCGACATAGAGAGCATACAGTGGCTGGAGAATTTCCTCTCCACCCGTGCCAATGCGGTGGTGCTCGTCAGCCACGACCGCGCTTTCCTGAACAACGTAACCACCCGCACCATCGAGATTACTTGCGGACGCATTTACGACTATAAAGTGAAGTACGACGAGTTTGTGGCACTCCGTAAGGAACGCCGCGAACAGCAACTCCGCGCTTACGAGAATCAGCAGAAGCAGATACAGGACACGGAGGATTTCATCGAGCGTTTCCGCTACAAGGCCACCAAAGCCGTGCAGGTGCAGAGCCGCATCAAGCAACTGGAAAAGATAGAACGCATTGAGGTGGACGAAGAGGATAACTCGGCGCTTCGCTTGAAGTTTGTGTGCAGCAGCCGCAGCGGAAACTATCCGCTCATTTGC
Protein-coding regions in this window:
- a CDS encoding glycosyltransferase family protein translates to MKPTLFLLAAGMGSRYGGLKQLDGLGPNGETIMDYSIYDAINAGFGKLVFVIRKDFEQDFRDKIISKYEGHIPCELVFQSIDALPEGFTCPEGRTKPWGTNHAVMMGADVIKEPFAVINCDDFYGRDSFQVMGKFLSALPEGSKNVYSMVGFRIGNTLSESGTVSRGLCGTDAGNLLTSVVERTKIQRMDSEVKYIDDNGEWAVTPETTPVSMNFWGFTPDYFAYSADFFKTFLSDPKNMENLKSEFFIPLMVDKLIHDGTATCEVLDTTSKWFGVTYPEDRQSVVDKIQALVDAGEYPAKLF
- a CDS encoding ABC-F family ATP-binding cassette domain-containing protein is translated as MISVEGLKVEFNATPLFEDISYVINKKDRIALVGKNGAGKSTMLKILAGLQQPTAGTVSVPRECTVGYLPQVMVLSDKRTVMQEAELAFEHIFEMQADIDRMSRQLAERTDYESEDYRKLIDRFTHENERFLMMGGTNYRAEIERTLQGLGFRRTDFDRPTGEFSGGWRMRIELAKLLLRRPDVLLLDEPTNHLDIESIQWLENFLSTRANAVVLVSHDRAFLNNVTTRTIEITCGRIYDYKVKYDEFVALRKERREQQLRAYENQQKQIQDTEDFIERFRYKATKAVQVQSRIKQLEKIERIEVDEEDNSALRLKFVCSSRSGNYPLICEDVAKAYGGHVIFHDVNLTINRGEKVAFVGKNGEGKSTLVKCIMDEISDYTGKLTLGHNVQIGYFAQNQAQLLDGERTVFDTIDRVAVGDIRLKIRDILGAFMFGGEASDKKVKVLSGGERTRLAMIKLLLEPVNFLILDEPTNHLDMRSKDVLKEAIRDFDGTVIIVSHDRDFLDGLATKVYEFGGGLVKEHLCGIYEFLQKKQLENLNELQPVFASSAGEAGSAGKERKADVKENETGRFSAAKLSYEGQKELNKRLKKLERRVADCEAEIGEIESAIAIIEDKMATPEGASDMSLYEQHQKLKSRLDSVMEEWDAASSEWEEAKRQ